The following are encoded in a window of Elusimicrobiota bacterium genomic DNA:
- a CDS encoding ferredoxin:glutaredoxin reductase, with protein MIQQVHVSDQEIEKEYKRLKEDAEKNGYFLNPDIEFTKALVKGLLINEKRYGYQSCPCRLAAKIKEKDLDIICPCYYRDPDVTEFGSCYCGLYVSEEISKGKKKVTSVPERRKMKSDEPSLQDKKDILNCRLSLPVWRCKVCGYLCARENPPEICPICKAKKERFEKFM; from the coding sequence ATGATTCAGCAAGTCCATGTTTCTGATCAGGAAATAGAAAAAGAATACAAAAGGCTTAAAGAAGACGCGGAAAAAAACGGATATTTCTTAAATCCGGACATTGAATTTACCAAGGCGCTTGTTAAAGGCCTTTTAATAAATGAAAAACGATACGGATATCAGTCCTGCCCTTGCCGGCTTGCTGCAAAAATCAAAGAAAAAGACCTTGATATTATTTGTCCTTGTTATTACCGTGATCCCGATGTAACTGAATTTGGGAGTTGTTATTGCGGGCTATATGTAAGCGAAGAAATTTCAAAAGGGAAGAAAAAAGTCACTTCAGTGCCTGAAAGAAGAAAAATGAAAAGCGATGAGCCTTCTTTGCAAGATAAAAAAGATATATTGAATTGTCGTTTGTCTTTGCCCGTTTGGCGGTGCAAAGTATGCGGGTATCTTTGCGCGCGAGAAAACCCGCCGGAAATATGCCCGATCTGCAAAGCAAAAAAAGAAAGATTTGAAAAATTTATGTAG